From a single Microbacterium terrisoli genomic region:
- the ispG gene encoding flavodoxin-dependent (E)-4-hydroxy-3-methylbut-2-enyl-diphosphate synthase — protein sequence MPRVPTVLSPRRKSRQIRVGTALVGGDAPITVQSMTTTPTTDINATLQQIAELTATGCDIVRVAVPSQDDADALPIIARKSQIPVIADIHFQPRYVFAAIDAGCGAVRVNPGNIRQFDDKVGEIAKAASAAGVSLRIGVNAGSLDKRLMEKYGSATPEALVDSAVWEASLFEEHDFHDFKISVKHHDPVTMVKAYRLLAERGDWPLHLGVTEAGPALQGTVKSATAFGILLSEGIGDTIRVSLSAPPVEEVKVGLQILQSLGLRERTLEIVSCPSCGRAQVDVYSLAESVTEGLKDLTVPLRVAVMGCVVNGPGEAREADLGVASGNGKGQIFVKGQVIKTVPESEIVATLIAEAERIAAEAGPDAAIGTAQVITR from the coding sequence ATGCCGCGGGTGCCCACCGTGCTCTCTCCACGCCGCAAGAGCCGGCAGATCCGCGTGGGCACGGCGCTGGTCGGCGGCGATGCGCCCATCACCGTGCAGTCGATGACGACCACCCCGACCACCGACATCAACGCGACGCTGCAGCAGATCGCCGAGCTCACGGCCACCGGCTGTGACATCGTGCGGGTCGCCGTACCCAGCCAGGACGATGCCGACGCGCTGCCGATCATCGCGCGAAAGAGCCAGATCCCGGTGATCGCCGACATCCACTTCCAGCCGCGGTACGTGTTCGCCGCGATCGACGCCGGCTGCGGGGCGGTGCGGGTCAACCCCGGCAACATCCGTCAGTTCGACGACAAAGTCGGCGAGATCGCGAAGGCCGCCTCGGCGGCCGGGGTGTCGCTGCGCATCGGCGTGAACGCCGGATCGCTCGACAAGCGGCTGATGGAGAAGTACGGCAGCGCGACCCCCGAGGCGCTCGTGGACAGCGCCGTCTGGGAGGCATCCCTGTTCGAGGAGCACGACTTCCACGACTTCAAGATCTCGGTCAAGCACCACGACCCGGTCACGATGGTCAAGGCCTACCGGCTGCTGGCCGAGCGCGGCGACTGGCCGCTGCACCTCGGGGTGACCGAAGCGGGCCCCGCGCTGCAGGGAACGGTGAAGTCGGCAACGGCCTTCGGCATCCTGCTGAGCGAGGGCATCGGCGACACCATCCGGGTGTCGCTGTCGGCCCCGCCGGTCGAAGAGGTCAAGGTGGGGCTGCAGATCTTGCAGTCGCTGGGACTGCGCGAGCGCACGTTGGAGATCGTGTCGTGCCCGTCGTGCGGGCGGGCGCAGGTCGACGTGTATTCGCTGGCCGAGTCGGTCACCGAAGGCCTCAAGGACCTCACGGTGCCGCTGCGCGTCGCGGTGATGGGCTGCGTCGTGAACGGACCGGGCGAGGCGCGCGAGGCCGACCTGGGCGTGGCATCCGGCAACGGCAAGGGTCAGATCTTCGTCAAGGGTCAGGTCATCAAGACGGTGCCCGAGTCCGAGATCGTGGCGACACTGATCGCCGAGGCCGAGCGGATCGCCGCCGAGGCGGGACCGGATGCCGCGATCGGAACTGCACAGGTGATCACCCGCTGA
- a CDS encoding RNB domain-containing ribonuclease, translating into MTGRRPRLVSAAAGDALAAALSALHDELDLPGEFDPAVTDEAQAAAGDVPVAPSDDLADLRDIEFLTIDPEGARDLDQALHLQRTSGGGILHYAIADVPAFVSPGGRVDAAARERGETLYAVDGTIPLHPRELSEAAASLLPDQDRRAFVWRFELDERAEPVEVTLTRAVVRSRRQWTYAEAQKAVDEKSGPESLTALPWLGDERAKREQERGGASLNSPEIEVEVADGHYELTRRATLPIEDWNAQVSLLTGMAAAKIMLDAGVGILRTMPAADADDVATFRAQTAALGNLWPEGVGYGEYLRGLRGEDAKTLAIRDAATRLFRGAGYTAFDGAPPADTLQSAIAAPYAHTTAPLRRLVDRWSLVVCEAAANGHEVPQWARESLSQLPKIMGRSNGLAGRLESASIDRVEAAVLHGREGERFAGVVLGRRNGGMRVQLSGPLVTVVVAGLDAGSGSTVEVQLQRADIATGEIVMVPAGSHA; encoded by the coding sequence GTGACCGGTCGCCGCCCTCGCCTCGTTTCAGCGGCTGCGGGGGACGCCCTCGCCGCCGCGCTGTCCGCCCTGCACGACGAGCTCGATCTGCCCGGTGAGTTCGATCCGGCCGTCACCGACGAGGCCCAGGCCGCTGCCGGCGACGTCCCGGTCGCGCCGTCCGACGACCTGGCAGATCTGCGCGACATCGAATTCCTCACGATCGATCCCGAAGGCGCGCGCGACCTCGACCAGGCGCTGCATCTGCAGCGCACGTCGGGCGGCGGCATCCTGCACTACGCCATCGCGGACGTGCCGGCCTTCGTCTCGCCGGGAGGGCGGGTGGATGCCGCGGCCCGCGAGCGCGGCGAGACCCTGTACGCCGTGGACGGGACGATCCCCCTGCATCCGCGGGAGCTCAGCGAAGCAGCGGCGTCGCTGCTCCCCGATCAGGACCGACGCGCCTTCGTCTGGCGCTTCGAGCTGGACGAGCGGGCCGAGCCGGTGGAGGTGACGCTGACCCGCGCAGTGGTGCGTTCGCGACGACAGTGGACCTACGCCGAGGCGCAGAAGGCTGTCGATGAGAAGTCCGGCCCCGAGTCGCTGACGGCTCTGCCCTGGCTCGGCGACGAGCGCGCGAAACGCGAGCAGGAACGCGGCGGCGCGAGCCTGAACTCCCCCGAGATCGAGGTGGAGGTCGCAGACGGCCATTATGAACTGACCCGGCGTGCGACGCTGCCGATCGAGGACTGGAACGCGCAGGTGTCGCTTCTGACCGGGATGGCGGCGGCCAAGATCATGCTGGATGCCGGGGTCGGCATCCTGCGCACGATGCCCGCCGCCGACGCCGATGACGTCGCCACGTTCCGGGCGCAGACGGCGGCGCTGGGAAACCTGTGGCCCGAGGGCGTCGGCTACGGCGAATACCTGCGCGGCCTGCGCGGAGAGGATGCGAAGACGCTCGCGATCCGGGATGCCGCGACCCGGCTGTTCCGCGGCGCCGGGTACACGGCATTCGACGGCGCCCCGCCCGCCGACACGCTCCAGTCGGCGATCGCCGCGCCCTACGCGCACACGACCGCACCCTTGCGCCGGCTCGTGGACAGGTGGTCGCTGGTCGTGTGCGAAGCTGCCGCCAACGGACACGAGGTCCCGCAGTGGGCGCGCGAGAGCCTGTCGCAGCTGCCGAAGATCATGGGCCGCAGCAACGGGCTGGCCGGCCGGTTGGAATCCGCGTCGATCGACCGGGTCGAGGCCGCCGTGCTGCACGGGCGTGAGGGAGAGCGCTTTGCGGGCGTGGTGCTGGGGCGACGCAACGGCGGCATGCGCGTGCAGCTGTCGGGCCCGCTGGTGACGGTCGTCGTGGCGGGGCTGGACGCCGGGTCCGGCTCGACGGTCGAGGTGCAGCTGCAGCGGGCCGACATCGCGACCGGCGAGATAGTGATGGTTCCCGCCGGAAGCCATGCCTGA
- the nusA gene encoding transcription termination factor NusA codes for MDIDLSLLRTVEREKEIPFDELVHIIEQAILTAYAKHTSATGTLPEGARAELDRKSGHVAVFIPLLDDEGAVIGEEESTPEDFGRIAAFAAKQVISQRLRDIADDAVLGEFRGKEGDIVAGVVQQGPNPRMVHVDLGTVEAILPPEEQVPGEDYAHGSRLRVYVTSVAKGTKGPAITVSRTHPGLVRKLFALEVPEIASGLVEIVSLAREAGHRTKIAVKANDPAINAKGACIGELGRRVRAVTDELNGEKIDIVDYHAELARFVANALSPAKVTSSFVLDASTKAVRALVPDYQLSLAIGKEGQNARLAAKLTGAKIDIQPDSVMDESGH; via the coding sequence ATGGACATCGATCTGAGTCTGCTGCGCACAGTCGAGCGAGAGAAGGAGATCCCCTTCGATGAGCTCGTGCACATCATCGAGCAGGCGATCCTGACCGCATACGCCAAGCACACATCGGCGACCGGAACCCTTCCCGAAGGCGCTCGTGCCGAGCTGGACCGCAAGAGCGGCCATGTCGCGGTGTTCATTCCGCTGCTCGACGACGAGGGCGCCGTCATCGGCGAAGAGGAGAGCACCCCCGAGGACTTCGGCCGGATCGCGGCCTTCGCCGCCAAGCAGGTCATCAGCCAGCGTCTGCGTGACATCGCCGATGACGCGGTGCTGGGGGAGTTCCGCGGCAAAGAGGGCGACATCGTCGCCGGTGTCGTGCAGCAGGGTCCGAACCCGCGCATGGTGCACGTCGACCTGGGCACGGTCGAGGCGATCCTGCCGCCCGAAGAACAGGTGCCCGGTGAGGACTATGCCCACGGGTCGCGCCTGCGCGTGTATGTGACCAGCGTCGCCAAGGGCACCAAGGGCCCGGCGATCACGGTCTCGCGCACGCACCCGGGCCTGGTGCGCAAGCTCTTCGCCCTCGAGGTGCCCGAGATCGCCAGCGGGCTCGTCGAGATCGTGTCGCTCGCCCGCGAGGCGGGGCATCGCACCAAGATCGCGGTGAAGGCCAACGACCCGGCCATCAATGCCAAGGGCGCATGCATCGGTGAGCTGGGGCGGCGCGTGCGGGCCGTCACCGACGAGCTGAACGGCGAGAAGATCGACATCGTCGACTACCACGCCGAGCTGGCGCGGTTCGTGGCCAATGCGCTGTCACCGGCGAAGGTCACCTCCAGCTTCGTGCTGGATGCCTCGACCAAGGCGGTGCGTGCTCTTGTGCCCGACTACCAGCTGTCGCTGGCCATCGGCAAAGAGGGTCAGAACGCGCGTCTGGCCGCCAAGTTGACCGGAGCCAAGATCGACATCCAGCCGGACTCGGTCATGGACGAGTCCGGGCACTGA
- a CDS encoding VOC family protein: protein MATLGNITFYADDPRALSHFWSDVFGYPHTEWDEPLRSQLLASGLTEADLNARGLAEDPEHKGPRLFFHHADERKAGRNRLHLDINAPRTGDGDDREQLEAERDRLVALGAKVVRVIDQQWGPWPEYYFQMQDPEGNEFCLQ from the coding sequence ATGGCCACCTTGGGAAACATCACGTTCTACGCCGACGACCCCCGGGCCCTGTCCCATTTCTGGTCCGACGTGTTCGGCTATCCGCACACGGAGTGGGACGAGCCGCTGCGTTCGCAGCTGCTCGCCTCCGGCCTCACCGAGGCCGACCTCAATGCACGAGGGCTCGCCGAAGACCCCGAGCACAAGGGGCCGCGTCTGTTCTTCCACCACGCCGACGAACGGAAGGCCGGCCGCAATCGGCTGCATCTGGACATCAACGCTCCGCGCACCGGCGACGGTGACGACCGCGAGCAGCTGGAGGCCGAGAGAGACCGCCTGGTCGCGCTGGGCGCGAAGGTCGTGCGGGTCATCGACCAGCAGTGGGGGCCGTGGCCCGAGTACTACTTCCAGATGCAGGATCCGGAGGGCAACGAGTTCTGCCTGCAGTGA
- a CDS encoding lipase family protein: MAASEQSRRWSVLPRLLAQAPPRVLIVVGAALGVLGLLIVSKPLTSLVLLGVYVGISAIASGIIELVARHRSPTWWSRPFALAWIALGLLVLFWLGRSLNLLPTVLAILLLLGGFASLGDAVTRKRARERVRVSWRLLTAVWGVAQLVFGFLSLTWPDVTVLVVAVVFGLRTVVFGGSMFLRGLRLLMRRADRGGVGVGRPARPTRRWIGDLGRYALVALLVSTMAVGGFLNSWLQAGAPVVDAFYDPPATLPVGHGQLIRVGDYGGRIPSGATVSRILYTTTDTYGAPLAASALVIVPETSVAHPLPIVLWNHGTTGVARGCAPSLREDAATRWSIPALDQAIAHDWIVVAPDYAGQGAPGVFPYLIGEGEARSALDAVLAAQRMPGVWASDDVVVWGHSQGGHAALWSSMIAKRYAPGLNDLGTAALAPAGDPLALARDLTAGYASVQLTLLTAWVLVPYSETYPDVNIVSYVSPGARDIVREMAQRCPTEPGVLVSVAAALGVSEDTPLYIGDLTAGAMGQRLAQNAAIAKLPSPTLIAWGGRDEVIPRSQQVAYVKRLCARGNDLQWSEIPALGHQEILQPPSPFLPKLVDWTAGRFAHRAAPVSDCR; encoded by the coding sequence ATGGCGGCAAGCGAGCAGAGCAGGCGGTGGAGCGTGCTCCCGCGCCTTCTCGCGCAGGCGCCTCCTCGCGTGCTCATCGTGGTCGGGGCGGCGCTGGGAGTGCTCGGCCTGCTGATCGTGTCCAAGCCGCTCACCTCGCTCGTGCTGCTGGGGGTGTACGTCGGCATCAGCGCCATCGCCTCGGGCATCATCGAGCTGGTCGCGCGACACCGCTCTCCGACGTGGTGGTCGCGTCCGTTCGCGCTGGCGTGGATCGCGCTGGGGCTGCTGGTTCTGTTCTGGCTCGGGCGCAGCCTGAACCTCCTGCCCACCGTGCTGGCGATCCTGCTGCTGCTGGGCGGATTCGCCTCGCTGGGCGATGCGGTCACCCGCAAGCGCGCGCGCGAGCGGGTGCGGGTGAGCTGGCGCCTGCTGACGGCGGTCTGGGGCGTCGCGCAGCTGGTCTTCGGCTTCCTGTCGCTGACCTGGCCGGATGTCACCGTCCTGGTCGTCGCCGTCGTCTTCGGTCTGCGCACCGTCGTGTTCGGCGGGTCGATGTTCCTGCGCGGCCTGCGCCTGCTCATGCGTCGTGCGGACCGTGGGGGAGTCGGGGTCGGGCGCCCCGCGCGCCCGACGCGGCGGTGGATCGGCGACCTCGGCCGCTACGCCCTGGTCGCGCTGCTGGTGTCGACCATGGCGGTGGGCGGTTTCCTCAACTCGTGGCTGCAGGCCGGTGCGCCGGTCGTGGACGCCTTCTACGACCCACCCGCGACACTGCCGGTGGGGCATGGGCAGCTCATCCGCGTCGGCGACTACGGCGGTCGGATCCCGTCCGGCGCGACGGTGTCGCGCATTCTGTACACGACCACCGACACGTACGGTGCGCCCCTTGCCGCCAGTGCGCTGGTGATCGTTCCCGAGACGTCTGTGGCCCACCCGCTGCCCATCGTGCTGTGGAACCACGGCACGACCGGTGTGGCCCGCGGCTGCGCACCGAGCCTGCGCGAGGACGCCGCGACGCGCTGGTCGATCCCCGCGCTCGATCAGGCGATCGCCCACGACTGGATCGTCGTGGCGCCCGACTACGCCGGGCAGGGCGCGCCGGGGGTCTTCCCCTACCTGATCGGGGAGGGTGAGGCGCGCTCGGCACTGGACGCGGTGCTGGCCGCACAGCGGATGCCGGGGGTGTGGGCCTCGGACGACGTGGTGGTCTGGGGGCATTCGCAGGGCGGGCACGCAGCGCTGTGGTCCAGCATGATCGCGAAGCGCTACGCGCCGGGCCTGAACGACCTGGGCACGGCGGCGCTCGCGCCCGCCGGTGACCCGCTGGCACTTGCCCGCGACCTGACCGCCGGGTATGCGAGTGTGCAGCTGACGCTGCTGACGGCCTGGGTGCTCGTGCCGTATTCCGAGACCTACCCGGATGTGAACATCGTCAGCTACGTCTCTCCGGGTGCGCGGGACATCGTCCGCGAGATGGCGCAGCGGTGCCCGACCGAGCCGGGCGTGCTGGTCTCGGTGGCGGCGGCTCTGGGCGTGTCGGAGGACACGCCGCTGTACATCGGCGACCTCACCGCGGGGGCGATGGGCCAGCGGCTGGCGCAGAATGCGGCGATCGCGAAGTTGCCGTCACCGACGCTGATCGCGTGGGGCGGGCGGGACGAAGTCATCCCGCGCAGCCAGCAGGTCGCCTATGTCAAGCGCCTGTGCGCGCGCGGCAACGACCTGCAGTGGAGCGAGATCCCTGCGCTGGGGCATCAGGAGATCCTGCAGCCGCCCTCGCCGTTCCTGCCCAAGCTCGTGGACTGGACGGCGGGGCGCTTCGCTCACCGTGCGGCACCCGTGTCCGACTGCCGGTGA
- a CDS encoding aminoglycoside phosphotransferase family protein yields the protein MARIPEAEIDVDLDLVRRLLERQHPDLAALPMTIAANGWDNVMVRLGDDLAVRIPRRAVAARLVEHEQQVLPRLASRLPLDVPVPVRVGRPTPFYPWAWSVVPWRDGAAAAYSPAHERDAWAEQLADALAALHVPADADAPANPVRGVPLAGRVDAIRARMTGFARAGELRAAFDRDAAAPAYTGTPLWIHGDPHPLNMLCRDGALTALIDFGDVTAGDPATDLAAAWMTFTARGRAAFIDRYTTMARTGDGADAATWLRARAWAAGMASSMLSASDDHAALAAIGRHTLAQVLDAP from the coding sequence GTGGCGCGCATACCCGAGGCTGAGATCGACGTCGACCTGGATCTGGTGAGGCGCCTGCTCGAACGTCAGCATCCGGATCTGGCGGCGCTGCCGATGACCATCGCCGCCAACGGGTGGGACAACGTCATGGTCCGCCTGGGCGACGACCTCGCCGTGCGCATCCCGCGGCGCGCAGTGGCCGCACGACTGGTCGAACACGAGCAGCAGGTGCTGCCCCGGCTCGCATCGCGGCTGCCGCTCGACGTGCCGGTTCCGGTGCGGGTCGGCCGGCCGACGCCGTTCTATCCCTGGGCGTGGTCGGTGGTGCCGTGGCGGGACGGTGCGGCGGCGGCCTACTCGCCTGCGCACGAGCGCGACGCGTGGGCCGAGCAGCTGGCCGATGCCCTGGCCGCGCTGCACGTGCCGGCGGACGCCGACGCACCCGCGAATCCCGTGCGCGGGGTGCCGCTTGCCGGGCGGGTCGACGCGATCCGGGCACGGATGACCGGATTCGCGCGGGCCGGCGAGCTGCGCGCCGCCTTCGACCGGGATGCCGCAGCCCCGGCATACACCGGCACGCCGCTGTGGATACACGGCGACCCGCACCCGCTGAACATGCTGTGCCGCGACGGTGCGCTGACCGCGCTGATCGATTTCGGGGACGTCACCGCGGGCGACCCCGCCACCGATCTGGCGGCGGCGTGGATGACCTTCACCGCACGCGGCCGCGCAGCCTTCATCGATCGGTACACGACGATGGCTCGCACCGGTGACGGGGCGGATGCCGCCACCTGGCTGCGAGCACGGGCCTGGGCGGCGGGGATGGCCTCATCCATGCTGTCGGCCAGCGACGACCACGCAGCGCTGGCCGCGATCGGCCGGCACACCCTCGCGCAGGTGCTCGACGCGCCCTGA
- a CDS encoding TIGR00730 family Rossman fold protein: MDDVRARIDALLKDAGVTANRALIARILHTGELLGEDGADRLDLKITAAALEEMRSAFRLFAPYAGVEKVTVFGSARTKEHDPLYAQAENVAAALAAQGWMVVTGAGPGIMQAAAEGAGPDLSIGVSIRLPFEEKPDAMVEAEPNQVTMKYFFTRKLMLVKESSGFVCLPGGFGTMDEMFELLTLQQTGKAEPTPIVLLDEVGGSYWSGLRDFVQQHLAGGGYIAADDFDRVLITDSVDAAAAEIAGFWRNYDSLRWVGERLVLRVHHEPTDAEVDDLNARFGSLVRTGRIQRSEPLAPERADGDRLELARLVLELDPHRVGELHQLIRAINTLPSAG, encoded by the coding sequence ATGGACGATGTTCGCGCGCGGATCGATGCACTTCTGAAGGACGCCGGCGTGACGGCGAACCGTGCGCTGATCGCGCGGATCCTGCACACCGGGGAGCTGCTGGGCGAGGACGGCGCGGACCGGTTGGATCTGAAGATCACCGCGGCCGCCCTCGAGGAGATGCGCAGCGCTTTCCGCCTGTTCGCACCCTACGCCGGCGTCGAGAAGGTGACGGTGTTCGGATCGGCACGCACGAAGGAGCACGACCCGCTCTACGCGCAGGCCGAGAACGTCGCGGCTGCTCTGGCCGCACAGGGTTGGATGGTGGTCACCGGTGCCGGCCCCGGCATCATGCAGGCCGCGGCCGAAGGCGCCGGTCCCGACCTGTCGATCGGCGTGTCCATCCGGCTGCCGTTCGAAGAGAAGCCCGATGCGATGGTGGAAGCCGAACCCAACCAGGTCACGATGAAGTACTTCTTCACGCGCAAGCTCATGCTGGTCAAGGAGTCGAGCGGATTCGTCTGCCTGCCCGGCGGGTTCGGCACGATGGACGAGATGTTCGAGCTGCTGACGCTGCAGCAGACCGGCAAGGCCGAACCGACGCCGATCGTGCTGCTGGACGAGGTGGGGGGCTCGTACTGGAGCGGCCTGCGCGATTTCGTGCAGCAGCATCTGGCCGGCGGCGGCTACATCGCCGCCGATGACTTCGACCGCGTCCTGATCACCGATTCGGTGGATGCCGCAGCCGCCGAGATCGCCGGGTTCTGGCGCAATTACGACTCGCTGAGGTGGGTCGGCGAACGTCTGGTGCTGCGAGTGCACCACGAGCCCACCGACGCCGAAGTCGATGATCTGAACGCTCGCTTCGGCTCGCTGGTGCGCACCGGACGCATCCAGCGCTCCGAGCCGCTCGCACCCGAGCGCGCCGACGGCGACCGGCTCGAGCTTGCGCGTCTGGTACTCGAGCTGGACCCCCACCGCGTCGGCGAACTGCACCAGCTCATCCGCGCGATCAACACCCTGCCTTCGGCCGGCTGA
- a CDS encoding proline--tRNA ligase, which produces MVTRLSKYFVRTLREDPADAEVTSHKLLVRAGYIRRQAAGVFAWLPLGLRVKAKIERVIREEMDAAGAQEVHFPALMPREPYQATGRWDEYGDLLFRLQDRKGGDYLLAPTHEEAFTLLVKDLYSSYKDLPLSIYQIQDKYRDEARPRAGLLRGREFTMKDAYSFDYTDEGLDASYFTQRDAYQRIFQRLGLEYVIVKADAGAMGGSRSEEFLHPTAVGEDTFVRSDGGYAANVEAFSTAVPEPVAFDALPAPVIFDSPNTPTIDTLVAHSNAVLDGEYTAADTLKNVVLALTHLDGTRELVIVGIPGDRDVDDKRAEVAFAPAAVEAATPADFAKHPDLVKGYIGPWSPEGAVLGEHATTGIRYLVDPRVSDGTSWITGANLHEKHVHSLVAGRDFTPDGVVQVATVRDGDPAPDGSGPVHLARGMEIGHVFQLGRKYAEALGLKVLDENGKLVTVTMGSYGIGVTRILAIIAELNNDARGLIWPESVAPFDVHVVATGKDSVAFELAERLSLQLEAAGLDVLYDDRPKVSPGVKFGDAELIGVPWVLVAGRGAADGQVEVWNRRSGERETVVAVDAVAHLLAQR; this is translated from the coding sequence GTGGTCACCCGTCTGTCGAAGTACTTCGTCCGCACGCTCCGTGAAGATCCCGCCGATGCCGAGGTCACGAGCCACAAGCTGCTCGTGCGCGCCGGCTACATCCGCCGTCAGGCGGCCGGCGTCTTCGCGTGGCTGCCGCTGGGCCTGCGCGTGAAGGCGAAGATCGAGCGCGTCATCCGCGAAGAGATGGATGCCGCGGGTGCGCAGGAGGTGCACTTCCCGGCGCTCATGCCCCGCGAGCCCTACCAGGCGACGGGCCGCTGGGACGAGTACGGCGACCTGCTGTTCCGCCTGCAGGACCGCAAGGGCGGCGACTACCTGCTGGCGCCGACCCATGAAGAGGCCTTCACCCTGCTGGTGAAGGACCTGTACTCGTCGTACAAGGACCTGCCGCTGTCGATCTATCAGATCCAGGACAAGTACCGCGACGAGGCGCGCCCGCGCGCCGGCCTGCTGCGCGGACGCGAGTTCACGATGAAGGACGCCTACTCGTTCGACTACACCGACGAGGGGCTGGATGCCTCGTACTTCACGCAGCGCGACGCCTATCAGCGGATCTTCCAACGCCTGGGCCTGGAGTATGTCATCGTCAAGGCCGACGCGGGCGCCATGGGCGGTTCGCGCAGCGAGGAGTTCCTGCACCCGACCGCCGTCGGCGAAGACACTTTCGTGCGCTCGGACGGCGGGTACGCCGCCAACGTCGAGGCGTTCAGCACCGCAGTCCCCGAGCCCGTCGCCTTCGACGCTCTGCCGGCACCGGTGATCTTCGATTCGCCGAACACCCCCACGATCGACACGCTCGTGGCGCACTCCAACGCCGTGCTGGACGGCGAGTACACCGCCGCCGACACCCTGAAGAACGTCGTGCTGGCCCTGACGCACCTGGACGGCACGCGCGAGCTCGTGATCGTCGGCATCCCCGGAGACCGCGACGTGGACGACAAGCGCGCCGAGGTCGCCTTCGCCCCCGCCGCGGTCGAGGCGGCCACTCCCGCGGACTTCGCGAAGCACCCCGACCTGGTCAAGGGCTACATCGGACCCTGGTCGCCGGAGGGCGCCGTGCTCGGCGAGCACGCGACGACCGGAATCCGCTACCTCGTCGACCCGCGCGTGTCAGACGGCACGAGCTGGATCACCGGTGCGAACCTGCACGAGAAGCACGTGCACTCGCTCGTGGCCGGGCGCGACTTCACGCCGGACGGCGTGGTGCAGGTCGCCACGGTGCGCGACGGCGACCCGGCCCCGGACGGATCGGGTCCCGTGCACTTGGCGCGCGGCATGGAGATCGGCCACGTCTTCCAGCTCGGGCGCAAGTACGCCGAGGCGCTGGGGCTGAAGGTGCTCGACGAGAACGGCAAGCTCGTGACCGTCACGATGGGCTCGTACGGCATCGGCGTGACCCGCATCCTCGCGATCATCGCCGAGCTGAACAACGACGCGCGGGGCCTCATCTGGCCCGAGTCGGTCGCACCGTTCGACGTGCACGTGGTGGCCACGGGCAAGGATTCGGTGGCCTTCGAACTGGCCGAGCGGCTGTCGCTGCAGCTCGAGGCGGCAGGACTGGACGTGCTGTACGACGACCGCCCGAAGGTGTCGCCCGGCGTCAAGTTCGGCGACGCCGAGCTGATCGGCGTGCCGTGGGTGCTCGTGGCCGGTCGCGGCGCCGCCGACGGCCAGGTCGAGGTGTGGAACCGCCGTTCCGGCGAGCGCGAGACGGTCGTCGCAGTCGACGCGGTGGCGCACCTGCTCGCCCAGCGCTGA
- a CDS encoding YlxR family protein, translating to MEPVRTCVGCRRRSPRSTLLRVVAVDSRLVLDERASMPGRGAWVHDTPACLDVALRRRAFVRALRVSGPLDTQTIEQHQQQNKG from the coding sequence ATGGAACCCGTACGAACGTGCGTCGGATGCCGCCGACGTTCCCCCCGGTCCACGCTCCTGCGAGTCGTGGCGGTCGATTCCCGGCTCGTCCTCGATGAGCGTGCGTCGATGCCCGGGCGGGGCGCTTGGGTGCATGACACGCCCGCGTGCCTGGATGTCGCGCTGCGACGCCGCGCCTTCGTACGAGCATTGCGTGTGTCAGGCCCGCTTGACACGCAGACCATCGAACAGCACCAACAGCAGAACAAAGGCTGA